The Setaria italica strain Yugu1 chromosome IX, Setaria_italica_v2.0, whole genome shotgun sequence genome has a window encoding:
- the LOC101769483 gene encoding putative leucine-rich repeat receptor-like serine/threonine-protein kinase At2g14440 — protein MPSRITFPFLALVVAAAALFPSSSSQQPAAPPQPRGFYISCGSDKDVQVGSIKWVQDEGFIGVGNASAINKPNLLPLLATLRFFPDATARKYCYELPVVKGTRYLVRTTYFYGGFDGGKDPPVFDQIVDGTRWSAVNTTENYRRGMSTYFEILAEAQGKIMSVCLARRPDTASSPFISALEVIDLDDSMYNTTDYGRYAMSTVARSRFGSKGEIVSYPDDEYNRYWAPFTDANPTVESHSPISPGDFWNLPPAKALRAGVTTSRGKKLTVLWPPAELPAATYYVALYFQDPRTASPYSWRVFDVAVNGKEFFRGLNASAAGVMVYSNMMQLSGRTEILLTPNQTSPVGPLINAGEIYQIVPLGGKTATRDVVAMEDLAMSLKNPPPDWAGDPCLPQQHSWTGVECSQGSPVRVLSLDLKNHGLSGSLPDSIGNLTGMKTINLSGNKLSGSIPDMSSMHTLTALHLDGNQFSGTINPSMEKLVNLKELYLNNNNLTGKIPDGLKNKPGLDLRTEGNKFE, from the exons ATGCCGAGCCGCATCACGTTCCCCTTCCtcgccctcgtcgtcgccgccgccgccttattcccctcctcgtcctcccaaCAACCCGCCGCGCCTCCACAACCCAGAGGGTTCTACATAAGCTGCGGGTCGGACAAGGATGTGCAGGTAGGGAGCATCAAGTGGGTCCAGGATGAGGGCTTCATCGGCGTCGGCAACGCCTCGGCCATCAACAAGCCCAACCTCCTCCCGTTGCTCGCCACCCTGCGCTTCTTCCCCGACGCGACGGCGCGCAAGTATTGCTACGAGCTCCCCGTCGTCAAGGGCACGCGCTACCTCGTCCGCACCACCTACTTCTACGGCGGCTTCGACGGCGGCAAGGATCCCCCCGTGTTCGACCAGATCGTCGACGGCACGCGTTGGAGCGCCGTCAACACCACGGAGAACTACCGCCGCGGCATGTCCACCTACTTCGAGATCCTGGCGGAGGCGCAGGGTAAGATCATGAGCGTGTGCCTGGCGCGCCGCCCCGACACGGCGTCCAGCCCCTTCATCTCCGCGCTCGAGGTCATCGACCTCGACGACTCCATGTACAACACCACCGACTACGGCAGGTACGCCATGAGCACCGTCGCGCGCAGCCGATTCGGCAGCAAGGGCGAGATCGTCAG CTATCCAGATGACGAGTACAACCGGTACTGGGCGCCGTTCACGGACGCCAACCCGACCGTGGAGAGCCACTCCCCCATCTCGCCCGGCGACTTCTGGAACCTGCCGCCGGCCAAGGCGCTCAGGGCCGGGGTCACCACCAGCCGGGGGAAGAAGCTCACCGTGCTGTGGCCGCCGGCGGAGCTGCCCGCGGCGACCTACTACGTGGCGCTATACTTCCAGGACCCGCGCACCGCCAGCCCCTACAGCTGGCGCGTCTTCGACGTCGCCGTCAACGGGAAGGAGTTCTTCCGGGGGCTcaacgcctccgccgccggcgtcatGGTCTACTCCAACATGATGCAGCTGTCAGGGAGGACGGAGATCCTGCTCACGCCCAACCAGACGTCCCCCGTCGGCCCGCTCATCAACGCTGGGGAGATCTACCAGATTGTCCCGCTCGGCGGCAAGACGGCCACTAGAGATG TGGTTGCAATGGAAGATCTTGCTATGAGTCTCAAGAACCCACCGCCCGACTGGGCTGGAGACCCTTGCTTGCCACAGCAACACTCATGGACTGGGGTTGAATGCTCCCAGGGATCACCCGTGCGAGTCTTGTCACT GGATCTAAAAAATCATGGTCTTTCAGGATCGCTTCCCGACAGCATTGGAAATTTGACAGGGATGAAAACCAT CAATCTCAGTGGCAACAAACTCTCAGGCTCCATACCTGACATGAGCAGCATGCACACCTTAACTGCCTT GCACCTTGATGGCAATCAGTTCAGTGGAACGATCAACCCATCAATGGAAAAGCTCGTCAATCTTAAGGAACT ATACCTGAACAACAACAATCTCACGGGCAAGATACCAGACGGCCTGAAAAACAAACCTGGACTTGATTTGAG AACTGAGGGGAACAAATTTGAATGA
- the LOC101769886 gene encoding UDP-glucuronate:xylan alpha-glucuronosyltransferase 2 isoform X1: MQHAPRLSLLDRTPGRPDDDDTPVSERPPYIYIYRYTSAARRSMGVTTAGEAVKSPGRASVIVKLNAAFLAFFLLAYMALLLHPKYSYLLDSGATSLVRCTFRDDACPPSTQLSRKLGGVAANKVVAAERIVNAGRAPAMFDELRGRLRMGLVNIVHEDLLALGVEGEAVRVEFERVSDVFRWSDLFPEWIDEEEDDEGPSCPELPMPDLSLYGGDVDVVVASLPCNRTAPGGWNRDVFRLQVHLAAAQVAARKGRRDGGGAVRVVLRSECEPMMDLFRCDEEVGREGDWWMYRVDVQRLEEKLRLPVGSCNLALPLWGAGGINEVFNVSAELPSPAGGRPRREAYATVLHSSDTYLCGAIVLAQSIRRAGSTRDLILLHDHTVSKPALRALSAAGWTPRKIKRIRNPRAARGTYNEYNYSKFRLWQLSDYDRVVFVDADILVLRNLDALFRFPQLAAVGNDGSLFNSGVMVIEPSSCTFDALIRKRRTVRSYNGGDQGFLNEVFVWWHRLPRRVNYLKNFWANTTGERALKERLFRADPAEVWSIHYLGMKPWTCYRDYDCNWNVEDQRVYASDEAHRRWWQVYDRMGEAMRGPCRLSERRKVEIAWDRHVAEEVGFADQHWKINITDPRKWD, translated from the exons ATGCAACACGCGCCTCGCCTTAGCCTGCTCGACCGCACGCCCGGCCggcccgacgacgacgacacgccGGTGAGTGAACGGCCGccgtatatatacatatacagaTATACTAGTGCGGCGCGGCGCAGCATGGGGGTGACcacggcgggggaggcggtgaAGTCGCCTGGGCGGGCCTCGGTCATCGTCAAGCTCAACGCGGCGTTCCTCGCCTTCTTTCTCCTGGCGTACAtggcgctcctcctccaccccaaGTACTCGTACCTCCTCGACAGCGGCGCCACCTCCCTCGTCCGCTGCACCTTCCGCGACGACGCCTGCCCGCCGTCCACCCAGCTCTCACGGAAG CTGGGAGGCGTGGCGGCGAacaaggtggtggcggcggagcggatCGTGAACGCGGGGCGCGCGCCGGCCATGTTCGACGAGCTCCGTGGCCGGCTGCGGATGGGCCTGGTGAACATCGTCCACGAGGACCTGCTGGCGCTGGGCGTGGAGGGTGAGGCCGTGCGGGTGGAATTCGAGCGCGTCTCCGACGTGTTCCGGTGGTCGGACCTGTTCCCGGAGTGGatcgacgaggaggaggacgacgaggggCCGTCCTGCCCGGAGCTCCCCATGCCGGACCTCTCCCTGTACGGCGGCGACGTGGACGTGGTGGTGGCGTCGCTGCCGTGCAACCGCACCGCGCCGGGCGGGTGGAACCGCGACGTGTTCCGGCTGCAGGTGcacctggcggcggcgcaggtggcggcgcgcaagggccggcgcgacggcggcggggccgtgCGCGTCGTGCTGCGGAGCGAGTGCGAGCCCATGATGGACCTGTTCCGCTGCGACGAGGAGGTGGGCCGGGAGGGGGACTGGTGGATGTACAGGGTCGACGTGCAGCGCCTCGAGGAGAAGCTCCGGCTGCCCGTCGGATCCTGCAACCTCGCGCTGCCGCTTTGGGGAGCAGGAG GCATCAACGAGGTGTTCAACGTGTCGGCTGAgctgccgtcgccggccggcggtcGTCCCCGGCGCGAGGCTTACGCGACGGTGCTGCACTCGTCGGACACGTACCTGTGCGGCGCGATCGTGCTGGCGCAGAGCATCCGTCGCGCGGGCTCCACCCGCGACCTGATCCTCCTCCACGACCACACCGTCTCCAAGCCGGCGCTCCGCGCGCTGTCGGCGGCCGGGTGGACCCCGCGCAAGATCAAGCGCATCCGCAACCCTCGCGCGGCGCGGGGCACCTACAACGAGTACAACTACAGCAAGTTCCGGCTGTGGCAGCTCTCCGACTACGACCGCGTCGTGTTCGTGGACGCCGACATCCTCGTCCTCCGCAACCTGGACGCGCTCTTCCGGTTCccccagctcgccgccgtcggcaaCGACGGGTCCCTTTTCAACTCGGGGGTCATGGTGATCGAGCCGTCGTCGTGCACCTTCGATGCGCTGATCCGGAAGCGGCGCACGGTGCGGTCGTACAACGGCGGCGACCAGGGGTTCCTGAACGAGGTGTTCGTGTGGTGGCACCGGCTGCCGCGGCGCGTCAACTACCTCAAGAACTTCTGGGCCAACACCACGGGCGAGCGCGCGCTCAAGGAGCGGCTGTTCCGGGCGGACCCGGCGGAGGTGTGGTCCATCCACTACCTGGGGATGAAGCCCTGGACGTGCTACAGGGACTACGACTGCAACTGGAACGTCGAGGACCAGCGGGTGTACGCCAGCGACGAGGCGCACAGGCGGTGGTGGCAGGTGTACGACCGGATGGGGGAGGCCATGCGAGGGCCATGCAGGCTCTCGGAGCGGAGGAAGGTGGAGATCGCATGGGACAGGCATGTGGCGGAGGAGGTCGGGTTCGCCGACCAGCACTGGAAGATCAACATCACCGACCCCAGGAAATGGGACTGA
- the LOC101769886 gene encoding UDP-glucuronate:xylan alpha-glucuronosyltransferase 2 isoform X2 → MFDELRGRLRMGLVNIVHEDLLALGVEGEAVRVEFERVSDVFRWSDLFPEWIDEEEDDEGPSCPELPMPDLSLYGGDVDVVVASLPCNRTAPGGWNRDVFRLQVHLAAAQVAARKGRRDGGGAVRVVLRSECEPMMDLFRCDEEVGREGDWWMYRVDVQRLEEKLRLPVGSCNLALPLWGAGGINEVFNVSAELPSPAGGRPRREAYATVLHSSDTYLCGAIVLAQSIRRAGSTRDLILLHDHTVSKPALRALSAAGWTPRKIKRIRNPRAARGTYNEYNYSKFRLWQLSDYDRVVFVDADILVLRNLDALFRFPQLAAVGNDGSLFNSGVMVIEPSSCTFDALIRKRRTVRSYNGGDQGFLNEVFVWWHRLPRRVNYLKNFWANTTGERALKERLFRADPAEVWSIHYLGMKPWTCYRDYDCNWNVEDQRVYASDEAHRRWWQVYDRMGEAMRGPCRLSERRKVEIAWDRHVAEEVGFADQHWKINITDPRKWD, encoded by the exons ATGTTCGACGAGCTCCGTGGCCGGCTGCGGATGGGCCTGGTGAACATCGTCCACGAGGACCTGCTGGCGCTGGGCGTGGAGGGTGAGGCCGTGCGGGTGGAATTCGAGCGCGTCTCCGACGTGTTCCGGTGGTCGGACCTGTTCCCGGAGTGGatcgacgaggaggaggacgacgaggggCCGTCCTGCCCGGAGCTCCCCATGCCGGACCTCTCCCTGTACGGCGGCGACGTGGACGTGGTGGTGGCGTCGCTGCCGTGCAACCGCACCGCGCCGGGCGGGTGGAACCGCGACGTGTTCCGGCTGCAGGTGcacctggcggcggcgcaggtggcggcgcgcaagggccggcgcgacggcggcggggccgtgCGCGTCGTGCTGCGGAGCGAGTGCGAGCCCATGATGGACCTGTTCCGCTGCGACGAGGAGGTGGGCCGGGAGGGGGACTGGTGGATGTACAGGGTCGACGTGCAGCGCCTCGAGGAGAAGCTCCGGCTGCCCGTCGGATCCTGCAACCTCGCGCTGCCGCTTTGGGGAGCAGGAG GCATCAACGAGGTGTTCAACGTGTCGGCTGAgctgccgtcgccggccggcggtcGTCCCCGGCGCGAGGCTTACGCGACGGTGCTGCACTCGTCGGACACGTACCTGTGCGGCGCGATCGTGCTGGCGCAGAGCATCCGTCGCGCGGGCTCCACCCGCGACCTGATCCTCCTCCACGACCACACCGTCTCCAAGCCGGCGCTCCGCGCGCTGTCGGCGGCCGGGTGGACCCCGCGCAAGATCAAGCGCATCCGCAACCCTCGCGCGGCGCGGGGCACCTACAACGAGTACAACTACAGCAAGTTCCGGCTGTGGCAGCTCTCCGACTACGACCGCGTCGTGTTCGTGGACGCCGACATCCTCGTCCTCCGCAACCTGGACGCGCTCTTCCGGTTCccccagctcgccgccgtcggcaaCGACGGGTCCCTTTTCAACTCGGGGGTCATGGTGATCGAGCCGTCGTCGTGCACCTTCGATGCGCTGATCCGGAAGCGGCGCACGGTGCGGTCGTACAACGGCGGCGACCAGGGGTTCCTGAACGAGGTGTTCGTGTGGTGGCACCGGCTGCCGCGGCGCGTCAACTACCTCAAGAACTTCTGGGCCAACACCACGGGCGAGCGCGCGCTCAAGGAGCGGCTGTTCCGGGCGGACCCGGCGGAGGTGTGGTCCATCCACTACCTGGGGATGAAGCCCTGGACGTGCTACAGGGACTACGACTGCAACTGGAACGTCGAGGACCAGCGGGTGTACGCCAGCGACGAGGCGCACAGGCGGTGGTGGCAGGTGTACGACCGGATGGGGGAGGCCATGCGAGGGCCATGCAGGCTCTCGGAGCGGAGGAAGGTGGAGATCGCATGGGACAGGCATGTGGCGGAGGAGGTCGGGTTCGCCGACCAGCACTGGAAGATCAACATCACCGACCCCAGGAAATGGGACTGA
- the LOC101769629 gene encoding protein WEAK CHLOROPLAST MOVEMENT UNDER BLUE LIGHT 1, translating to MADNNIEEADASHVVSSPKSLQSSVEPKLIEGTDEDYDNNLQKTVSTTFVAPIQQEHPMSLVLAENKSNLQEISLEQKVPTGDSINLSPKVDNSELPSTNEVHDGIPSSSCETHDDSNTMKSNTASSMLEAPMQQECPMSLILTDEKGDLHEVSVEQKVPIGDYVALSPKADSCEFPSTNKVPDGFPTSSSDAYESKEVQDDSIKMEALEVNVCAASQSLLGLSEGIQDDSSCIDSGKVTCGTPPAILKKVKEDKPLIVNRSHKGQMSLGDTQQKVPAPVSRSSTSKYLRMDKTIVDTTTPIESVKVAASKFGGSINWKTRRSQTAQDTDHIILELDKLKNEISVCKHQAEAAEAAKLSVFNELERTKKIIGEMKRVLERQQAIEVDGKEDLELFQFILQEMEEGVASDDSITVEEKLNNTHERHKSLVAKVMLVKDDFRKVQVDYDSLLIETDISVRKAQAAFTASKDAEKQVEELTIEFQRLKEVFDLAQATCHDAEEHKKVMLIARDEDSLAWEKDLRQADKELNQISMYLSSVLELQSKLDTSSSLLLDLKNELATCLEAKLIEEAREQESGTHKSKQEEAIILSRNELEEHRKSISKVTDELCSLKATAASLKSELNKEKAALVAIQQREAMASITIQSLKVEIKLCQQELEAVHAKEKEHPDKTVKLPKVLQDAAKEAEDAKSVAAKAQEELRKAKEEVEEAKAALSTMEFRIEAVLREIEAAKESERLAVNALEGTKVAANIKQQGSSQIITLGLNEYASLIEKPHLAEELVHEKTAAAIAQVEAAKESESRTLSKLNETYKALEERKQALLAATEEADRATEGKLAMEQELRKWREENGRRRRAGDQTSKPEAKSSNTAEIIIGGETKCTSKEDTRAPSSVHPLSDASGRSSPNDLHLALQAKTKKAKKVSFFPRVIMFLGRRRLKAAK from the exons ATGGCAGACAATAATATTGAAGAGGCCGATGCATCTCACGTTGTATCTTCACCAAAATCTTTACAAAGTTCAGTAGAGCCTAAGCTAATTGAAGGTACTGATGAAGATTATGATAATAACCTTCAGAAGACAGTAAGTACCACTTTTGTGGCACCAATTCAGCAAGAGCATCCTATGAGCCTTGTGTTGGCTGAGAACAAAAGCAATTTGCAAGAAATTTCACTTGAACAGAAGGTTCCTACTGGTGATTCTATTAACCTTTCACCAAAAGTGGATAACAGTGAATTGCCATCTACCAATGAAGTTCATGATGGTATTCCATCTTCCTCTTGCGAAACCCATGATGATTCTAACACAATGAAATCAAACACAGCGAGTTCCATGCTTGAGGCACCAATGCAACAAGAATGCCCTATGAGCCTCATATTGACTGACGAAAAGGGTGATTTGCATGAAGTTTCAGTTGAACAAAAGGTTCCCATTGGTGATTATGTTGCCCTTTCACCAAAAGCAGACAGTTGTGAATTTCCATCCACCAATAAAGTTCCTGATGGTTTTCCAACTTCCTCTAGTGATGCCTATGAATCGAAGGAAGTCCAAGATGATTCTATCAAAATGGAAGCTTTAGAAGTAAATGTCTGTGCAGCTTCACAGTCTTTGCTTGGGTTAAGTGAAGGGATCCAAGATGATTCTTCTTGTATTGATTCTGGTAAGGTTACTTGTGGAACACCACCTGCTATCCTGAAAAAGGTGAAAGAAGATAAGCCACTGATTGTCAACAGATCCCATAAGGGCCAAATGAGCCTAGGAGACACACAGCAAAAGGTGCCTGCACCAGTGAGCAGATCAAGCACCAGCAAGTACTTGAGAATGGATAAAACCATTGTTGATACTACGACCCCCATTGAATCAGTAAAGGTTGCTGCATCAAAGTTTGGTGGTAGCATCAACTGGAAAACTCGCAGATCACAAACAGCACAG GATACTGATCATATCATACTTGAGCTTGATAAGCTGAAGAACGAAATTTCAGTGTGTAAACATCAAGCAGAAGCTGCAGAGGCTGCAAAGTTATCAGTATTCAATGAGCTTGAGAGAACAAAGAAGATTATTGGCGAGATGAAACGTGTCCTGGAGAGGCAACAAGCCATAGAGGTTGATGGCAAGGAGGACTTGGAGTTGTTTCAATTTATTTTACAAGAGATGGAGGAGGGAGTTGCCTCTGATGATAGTATCACGGTTGAGGAGAAGTTGAATAATACTCATGAACGGCACAAATCATTGGTTGCCAAAGTGATGCTAGTGAAAGATGACTTCAGAAAAGTCCAGGTGGATTATGATTCTTTGTTGATTGAAACAGATATTTCCGTTAGAAAAGCTCAGGCAGCCTTCACAGCGTCCAAAGATGCCGAGAAACAAGTAGAGGAGCTCACCATAGAGTTCCAAAGACTGAAGGAGGTGTTTGATTTGGCTCAGGCAACATGCCATGATGCTGAAGAACACAAGAAAGTCATGTTGATAGCGCGTGATGAGGATTCCCTGGCATGGGAAAAGGATCTCAGACAAGCAGACAAAGAGCTGAATCAAATCAGCATGTACCTCTCTTCTGTTTTAGAATTGCAATCAAAGCTTGATACATCATCCAGCTTGTTGCTGGATCTTAAGAATGAGCTAGCAACTTGTTTGGAGGCAAAGCTAATCGAGGAAGCACGAGAACAAGAAAGTGGAACTCATAAATCCAAGCAAGAAGAAGCCATCATTCTGTCAAGGAATGAGCTCGAGGAGCACAGGAAAAGCATATCTAAGGTGACAGATGAATTATGTTCTCTGAAAGCAACTGCCGCATCACTCAAATCTGAGTTGAACAAAGAGAAAGCAGCACTTGTCGCCATTCAACAGAGGGAAGCGATGGCATCCATAACCATCCAATCTCTCAAGGTGGAGATTAAACTGTGTCAGCAGGAACTTGAAGCAGTTCATGCCAAGGAGAAGGAGCACCCAGATAAAACAGTCAAGTTGCCCAAGGTTCTGCAAGATGCAGCCAAGGAAGCTGAGGATGCTAAGTCCGTCGCTGCCAAGGCGCAGGAGGAGCTAAGAAAGGCCAAGGAAGAAGTGGAGGAAGCCAAGGCTGCTCTGAGCACTATGGAATTCAGGATTGAAGCAGTTCTGAGGGAGATAGAAGCAGCGAAAGAGTCTGAGAGGCTGGCGGTGAATGCTCTGGAGGGCACCAAGGTTGCAGCAAACATCAAACAACAGGGTTCTTCTCAGATCATCACGCTTGGTTTGAATGAGTACGCATCTCTGATCGAGAAGCCCCATCTGGCAGAAGAGCTTGTGCACGAGAAGACAGCTGCTGCTATTGCACAGGTCGAGGCGGCCAAGGAGTCCGAATCACGCACCTTATCAAAACTGAACGAAACGTACAAGGCCTTGGAAGAACGAAAGCAGGCATTGCTGGCAGCCACAGAGGAGGCGGACAGGGCCACGGAGGGCAAGCTGGCCATGGAGCAGGAGCTGAGGAAATGGAGAGAGGAGAATGGGAGGCGCCGCAGGGCTGGTGACCAAACTTCAAAACCTGAAGCCAAATCTTCAAACACAGCAGAGATCATCATCGGTGGAGAAACGAAGTGCACGAGCAAGGAAGACACTCGCGCCCCCTCGTCGGTTCATCCGCTGTCGGACGCGTCCGGGAGGAGCAGCCCCAACGATCTGCATCTGGCCCTGCAAGCGAAGACGaagaaggcaaagaaggtgtCGTTCTTCCCGCGCGTCATCATGTTCCTGGGCAGGAGGCGGCTCAAAGCCGCGAAGTAA